Proteins from one Dysgonomonas sp. HDW5A genomic window:
- a CDS encoding GNAT family N-acetyltransferase — protein sequence MIIRKHKESDRTKIIDLLRLNTPEYFSPDEECDLIYYLDNYADNYYVVEVDNVIVGCGGFNLSDDGEIGRISWDIFDTQKQGKGYGSALTRFRIKKMKEIDGIKTISVRTSQLVYPFYEKFGLKIREIVKDYWAEGFDLYRLDSDIDQV from the coding sequence ATGATTATACGAAAGCATAAAGAATCAGATCGGACGAAAATCATAGATTTGCTAAGATTGAATACGCCGGAGTATTTTTCTCCCGATGAAGAGTGTGACCTTATCTATTATTTAGATAATTATGCAGATAATTATTATGTGGTAGAGGTCGATAATGTGATAGTAGGGTGCGGAGGATTCAACCTGTCGGACGATGGAGAAATAGGGAGAATTTCGTGGGATATTTTCGATACCCAAAAACAGGGAAAAGGGTATGGAAGTGCATTGACCAGATTTAGGATCAAAAAAATGAAAGAGATTGATGGTATAAAAACTATTTCTGTCAGAACATCACAATTGGTTTACCCTTTTTATGAAAAGTTCGGACTGAAGATCCGAGAAATAGTTAAAGATTATTGGGCTGAAGGTTTTGATCTTTATCGTCTGGATTCAGACATTGATCAGGTATAA
- a CDS encoding HAMP domain-containing sensor histidine kinase, translating to MKVQTRLSLFCSIIFGVVFAILSLLIYGLYYNNVEKSIYQSLKKTVQITALFYLEEDELNSKDFAKIRKQFEEAVSDSYYQIYNENDQVSYGAKPADIPPHILDRIRKEKQLSFSTDEFLCNGIFYEDNQGDFVVITKKKKEDLNEQVNQLLWVLLAAFVIGLLAIIGLSRWVSHVAYRPFRKVIDQVNSISTKNLDVQIESPQTKDELQDLTDTFNELLNKLSETFIIQKNFVNYVSHEFKTPLASILGNLEVFSIKDRTPEEYKQLSNKLIQQIYQLEEILNILIVISDLREDSDIRTQIRIDDLIWEIISKISNRYTGSKVRVNVDILPEDEQLLSINKDKTQLLMAMFNLIENAVKYSQGNTVDIQLSKKEDHLCIAIADKGIGIPSDQLDNISKPFYRADNTNKIQGSGIGLSIALRILEKNRIKYEIISEENKGTTIILIFSGT from the coding sequence ATGAAAGTACAAACTCGTTTAAGTCTGTTTTGCTCTATTATATTCGGAGTGGTTTTTGCCATACTATCTCTCCTTATCTATGGATTATATTATAATAATGTTGAAAAATCTATCTATCAAAGCTTAAAAAAAACAGTTCAGATTACCGCTCTTTTTTACCTCGAAGAAGATGAGCTAAATAGCAAAGACTTTGCTAAAATTAGAAAGCAATTCGAAGAAGCGGTTTCTGATTCTTATTATCAGATATATAACGAAAACGACCAGGTTAGTTATGGAGCTAAACCTGCAGATATTCCACCACATATACTCGACCGTATACGTAAAGAAAAACAGTTGTCTTTTTCGACCGATGAATTTTTATGCAATGGGATTTTCTATGAAGATAACCAAGGTGATTTTGTAGTCATCACTAAAAAGAAGAAAGAAGATCTCAATGAGCAAGTAAATCAGCTTTTATGGGTTCTATTAGCAGCTTTTGTAATAGGACTATTAGCCATCATAGGATTAAGCAGATGGGTTTCACATGTGGCATATCGCCCATTCAGAAAGGTAATAGATCAGGTAAATAGCATCTCAACCAAAAATTTAGATGTACAGATAGAATCACCACAGACCAAAGATGAGTTACAGGATCTTACTGATACATTTAATGAACTTTTAAATAAACTATCCGAAACATTTATCATACAAAAGAATTTTGTGAATTATGTATCTCACGAATTTAAAACACCTTTGGCTTCGATATTGGGCAATCTCGAAGTCTTTTCGATAAAAGACCGTACCCCAGAGGAGTATAAACAGCTATCAAATAAATTGATACAACAAATTTATCAATTAGAAGAAATATTGAATATCTTAATTGTTATATCCGATCTAAGGGAAGACTCAGACATTAGAACACAAATACGGATTGATGATCTCATATGGGAAATAATAAGCAAAATATCGAACCGTTATACAGGATCAAAAGTTAGAGTAAACGTAGATATCCTTCCCGAAGATGAACAGCTATTGTCTATCAATAAAGATAAAACACAGTTACTTATGGCTATGTTTAATCTGATAGAAAATGCAGTAAAATACTCTCAAGGGAACACTGTGGATATTCAACTCTCGAAAAAAGAAGACCATCTTTGCATAGCAATTGCTGATAAAGGAATAGGCATACCTTCCGATCAATTAGACAATATTAGCAAACCATTTTATCGGGCAGATAATACCAATAAAATACAAGGCAGTGGCATCGGATTATCCATAGCCTTACGTATTCTTGAAAAAAACCGGATCAAGTATGAAATTATCTCAGAAGAGAATAAAGGAACTACAATTATCCTAATTTTTTCGGGTACTTAA
- a CDS encoding efflux RND transporter permease subunit has product MHKFVENIIAFALRNHILVLFLTGILFIAGIVCYLNTPIEAYPDVTNTRVKIITQWQGRSAEEIEKFVTLPIMREMNTIPRKTDVRSTSLFGLSVVSVVFEDGVDDFYAQQYASNRMQGLELPEGAEAGIEPPSGATGEIYRYVIKSDLPIREVAALNEWVIQRELLSVPGVASIASFGGEEKMFEIKVNPAELNNYDLSPLAVFEAVSNSNINVGGDIIQKGSQAFVVRGVGLLESVEDIENILIEVKGGTPIRVKQVASVSVASKPRLGQVGLDGDDDVVQGIVIMLRGQNPSDVIVNLKEKIAELNERILPENVKIEPFLDRTTLVDSTVHTVIRNLLEGIILVSIVVFIFLFNWRTTLIVATVIPLSFLFAIVMLRIQGLPANLISMGALDFGLLLEGTLVIVEIIFVEMEKRSALLQGRYENTLKSGLIKKSAGTVASHIFFAQLILVVALFPIFSFQKVEGKMFSPLAFTLGYALLGSLILSLTYVPVMCKVLLTKPLKERTNFISRFFTSTLYKIYEFGTRYRKGTIIAFCILLSLCIARFCYWGTEFIPSMNEGAIYIRATLPNSVNLDESVKITKQMKKKLRNFGEVEFVLSQTGRPNDGTDATGFFNIEFHTQLKPEKDWNRKISKDDLINEIKDSLDIYPGVIFGFSQPIQDNVEEYVAGVKSSLVIKIFGNDLHQLEDLANQTAASIKDVKGIEDVNVFKSIGLPELQIKLDEARMARYAVSMADAQAVVEMAIGGKSATKFYEDERTFDVNIRFQKEYRDNEDKIGNILIPTMDGKQVPLKEIADITFITGPTFIYRDGNSRYVGIGFSIRDRDLGSTIAEAQKKVAENVQLKPENKMQWAGEFESQQRATKRLMVIVPAALLLILFLLYMNFGTIKDTLIAASAMPYAFIGGFISLWVTNTTFGISAGIGFIILFGITAIDSILLIALMKSKMQRSHNLRLAIDEAVHSRVRPVLMIALMGSMGLFPAAMSTGMGSEIQRPLAIMIVGGILICMLLSFTVLPQVFYFAYRRDKRLR; this is encoded by the coding sequence ATGCACAAATTTGTAGAAAATATAATAGCATTTGCCCTACGTAATCATATACTTGTACTTTTTCTGACAGGTATACTATTTATAGCAGGTATTGTATGCTACTTAAATACGCCTATTGAGGCCTATCCGGATGTAACCAATACCCGTGTCAAGATTATTACTCAATGGCAGGGACGTAGTGCCGAAGAGATCGAAAAGTTTGTAACCTTACCCATCATGCGGGAAATGAATACTATTCCCCGTAAAACAGATGTACGCTCGACGTCGTTATTCGGATTGTCAGTAGTATCTGTTGTTTTCGAAGATGGAGTAGATGATTTCTACGCACAACAGTATGCCTCGAACCGTATGCAGGGGCTGGAACTACCTGAAGGAGCAGAAGCGGGAATAGAACCTCCATCGGGTGCAACAGGAGAAATATATCGCTATGTCATCAAAAGCGATTTACCCATACGCGAAGTAGCTGCTCTTAACGAATGGGTCATCCAACGAGAACTATTATCTGTACCCGGAGTAGCCAGCATAGCTAGTTTTGGTGGAGAAGAGAAGATGTTCGAAATAAAAGTAAACCCTGCCGAACTCAACAATTACGATCTGTCTCCGTTAGCGGTATTCGAAGCCGTTTCGAACAGTAATATAAACGTAGGTGGAGACATTATACAAAAAGGAAGTCAGGCATTTGTTGTCAGAGGCGTAGGGTTACTCGAAAGCGTAGAGGACATCGAAAATATCCTTATCGAGGTAAAAGGCGGTACCCCCATCCGTGTAAAACAAGTAGCATCGGTAAGCGTTGCTTCAAAACCCCGGCTGGGACAAGTAGGTCTTGACGGAGATGATGACGTAGTCCAAGGTATCGTAATCATGCTTCGGGGACAAAACCCGAGTGATGTAATTGTCAATCTAAAAGAAAAAATAGCAGAACTTAACGAAAGAATATTACCCGAAAATGTAAAAATAGAACCTTTTCTCGACCGCACAACTTTAGTGGATTCCACTGTACATACAGTTATCCGAAATTTGCTCGAAGGCATAATCTTGGTTTCCATAGTGGTATTTATCTTCCTTTTCAACTGGCGAACAACTCTGATCGTAGCTACAGTGATTCCACTATCGTTTTTATTTGCCATCGTTATGCTCCGTATACAAGGATTACCGGCTAATCTTATTTCGATGGGGGCTCTCGACTTCGGCTTACTTCTGGAGGGGACACTCGTCATAGTCGAGATTATTTTCGTGGAGATGGAAAAACGATCTGCTTTACTTCAAGGCAGGTACGAAAATACGTTGAAAAGCGGACTTATCAAGAAAAGTGCCGGAACCGTTGCATCACATATTTTCTTTGCCCAATTGATTTTGGTTGTGGCACTGTTCCCCATCTTCTCATTCCAGAAAGTAGAAGGTAAAATGTTCTCACCACTCGCTTTCACATTAGGATACGCACTTTTAGGATCTCTTATCCTTAGTTTAACCTATGTTCCCGTGATGTGTAAAGTGCTATTGACAAAACCGTTGAAAGAGAGAACTAATTTTATCAGCCGATTTTTCACCTCAACTTTATATAAGATATACGAGTTCGGTACACGATATCGAAAAGGAACCATTATTGCGTTCTGTATCCTATTATCGTTATGCATTGCCAGATTCTGTTATTGGGGCACCGAATTTATACCAAGTATGAACGAAGGAGCAATCTATATCCGTGCGACTTTACCAAACAGTGTCAATCTGGACGAATCGGTAAAGATCACAAAGCAGATGAAAAAGAAACTGCGGAATTTCGGTGAAGTGGAGTTTGTTCTTTCACAAACAGGGCGACCTAATGATGGAACCGATGCTACAGGATTTTTCAATATAGAGTTTCATACTCAATTGAAACCCGAGAAAGACTGGAATCGCAAAATCAGTAAAGATGATCTGATTAACGAAATAAAGGATTCACTCGATATATATCCCGGTGTTATCTTTGGGTTCAGCCAACCCATCCAAGATAATGTCGAAGAATATGTCGCAGGAGTAAAAAGCTCATTGGTTATCAAAATATTCGGGAACGACCTGCACCAGTTAGAGGATCTTGCCAATCAAACGGCAGCTTCCATTAAAGATGTTAAAGGGATAGAAGATGTAAATGTCTTTAAAAGTATAGGTCTTCCCGAATTACAAATCAAATTAGACGAAGCACGCATGGCTCGCTATGCAGTATCTATGGCAGATGCACAAGCAGTGGTCGAAATGGCTATCGGAGGAAAATCGGCGACTAAATTCTACGAAGACGAACGTACTTTTGATGTAAATATCCGTTTTCAGAAAGAGTATCGTGATAATGAAGATAAAATAGGTAATATTCTTATTCCAACGATGGATGGAAAACAGGTTCCTTTAAAAGAGATTGCCGATATTACTTTCATTACAGGTCCTACATTTATTTACAGGGATGGTAACAGCCGATATGTTGGAATAGGATTCAGTATACGTGATCGCGATTTAGGATCTACCATTGCAGAAGCTCAAAAGAAAGTAGCGGAAAATGTGCAACTGAAACCTGAAAATAAGATGCAGTGGGCAGGTGAATTCGAGAGCCAACAACGAGCTACCAAGCGTTTGATGGTCATTGTTCCAGCTGCATTACTACTGATATTGTTTCTTCTTTATATGAACTTCGGCACCATTAAAGATACCCTTATTGCAGCCAGTGCCATGCCTTATGCCTTTATTGGAGGGTTTATATCGCTATGGGTAACCAATACGACATTCGGAATATCGGCAGGAATAGGCTTTATTATCCTGTTCGGCATAACGGCAATCGATAGTATTTTGCTGATTGCATTGATGAAAAGTAAAATGCAAAGAAGCCATAACCTACGACTGGCTATTGACGAAGCTGTACACAGCCGGGTAAGACCGGTACTGATGATTGCCCTTATGGGGTCAATGGGATTATTTCCTGCAGCCATGTCAACCGGAATGGGTTCTGAAATACAAAGACCGCTGGCCATTATGATTGTTGGAGGAATATTAATCTGTATGCTACTATCGTTTACGGTCTTACCACAGGTATTCTACTTTGCTTACAGACGAGATAAAAGACTAAGATAA
- a CDS encoding TolC family protein, whose protein sequence is MRKYLLLLVSILSLANSYAQEPQVLKLSAEQVEALFLKQNLQLIAEHLNIDLADAAIIQAKLWDNPEISVGSVNLWTTDKQREGEKEVIPPLFGSFARNTQFSVELSQLIQTAGKRGKLVKQEKVSKEIAIQEFEEVFRGLKIELRKSINEIVYLQAYQKVLAQQEESLGQLITAYQKQVAQGNIAKSELLRLQSSLLELENESNDTQIDLNEQQKGLKTLLNVTPSVVIVIEDNAQTVQDPNNLSLANLLDMASEFRPDVKASRLQTQFHEKSLAYEKAQRIPDLTVSANYDRYGGVWKDFVGFGVSFDIPFFNRNQGNIKAARISRDQSIHLAELQQNQAQHEVAEAYGNYALAYRFYKRVSENSLLSELDGMLTVYTKNLLNKNISMLEFIDFMDSYKTNKETLLSARKKVNTQFEELQYTVGSDIK, encoded by the coding sequence ATGAGAAAATACCTATTACTACTAGTAAGCATTTTAAGTCTAGCCAATAGCTACGCACAAGAACCGCAAGTGCTAAAACTTTCAGCCGAACAGGTCGAAGCATTATTCCTAAAACAAAACCTGCAACTTATAGCCGAGCATCTGAATATTGATTTGGCAGATGCCGCCATTATACAAGCCAAATTATGGGATAACCCCGAAATATCTGTCGGATCGGTCAACCTATGGACTACCGATAAACAACGTGAAGGCGAAAAAGAAGTGATCCCCCCTCTGTTTGGTTCTTTCGCCCGAAACACCCAATTCTCTGTAGAACTGAGTCAACTGATTCAAACCGCAGGCAAAAGAGGAAAGCTAGTAAAACAAGAAAAGGTTTCTAAAGAAATAGCTATTCAGGAGTTCGAAGAAGTTTTCAGAGGACTAAAAATCGAACTTCGTAAATCAATCAACGAAATCGTCTATCTACAAGCTTATCAAAAAGTTCTCGCACAACAAGAAGAGTCTCTAGGGCAACTAATCACAGCTTATCAGAAGCAAGTAGCACAAGGTAATATAGCCAAAAGCGAATTACTCAGATTGCAATCGTCCTTACTCGAATTAGAAAACGAATCAAACGATACACAAATAGACCTTAACGAACAGCAAAAAGGTCTTAAAACACTACTCAATGTTACTCCTTCGGTTGTCATCGTGATAGAAGACAACGCACAAACTGTACAAGACCCAAACAATTTATCATTAGCTAATCTGCTTGACATGGCTTCAGAATTTCGTCCTGATGTAAAAGCTTCAAGATTACAGACGCAGTTTCATGAAAAGTCGCTGGCATACGAAAAGGCTCAACGTATTCCCGACCTTACTGTAAGTGCAAATTATGACCGTTATGGTGGTGTTTGGAAAGATTTTGTTGGCTTTGGTGTAAGTTTCGATATCCCTTTTTTCAACCGTAATCAGGGAAATATAAAAGCTGCACGTATCAGTCGAGATCAAAGTATTCACCTGGCAGAACTTCAACAAAATCAGGCACAACACGAAGTAGCCGAAGCTTATGGCAACTATGCTTTAGCCTATCGGTTCTACAAGCGTGTAAGCGAAAACAGTTTGCTATCGGAACTTGACGGTATGCTCACCGTATATACTAAAAACCTGCTGAATAAAAACATCAGTATGCTTGAATTTATCGACTTTATGGATTCTTATAAAACCAATAAAGAAACCCTTCTGTCGGCTCGTAAAAAGGTAAATACACAATTCGAGGAACTACAATACACGGTAGGATCGGATATAAAATAA
- a CDS encoding efflux RND transporter periplasmic adaptor subunit, giving the protein MIKRQITFTVAALQILLLASCGGKSDINSGNNKLEIKQAFLQNVQTTKAVLSNQEEELTLTGKVEYDPDKVINYVPMIGGIIERSYFSLGDKVQKGQTLLDIRSTELSSLQSERVGLESDVKIAERELKTAKAMFDDNMLSEKELMEAQAKLSQAQAAYSKIQTDMSVFGSNKGNGTFSIKAPMSGYIVSKNASSGSTVSADGDPLFIIADLSTVWITANVYASNLLFVKEGQEVKITTLSYPGEIFYGKINSLSQVFDPEEKVLKARIVMPNKDLRLKPEMSAVIRLKNETHNKLVSIPSEALVFDNDRYYVVVEESPDNFVSKEVTLSGHHNNVSYVTSGISEGENIVIKNQLLIYTGLKD; this is encoded by the coding sequence ATGATAAAGAGACAAATCACATTCACCGTCGCAGCTCTACAAATACTGCTCCTTGCATCTTGTGGAGGCAAGTCTGATATAAACAGCGGAAATAATAAGCTGGAAATTAAGCAGGCCTTTCTTCAAAATGTACAAACAACCAAAGCCGTATTGAGCAACCAAGAGGAAGAATTAACTCTGACAGGAAAAGTTGAATATGACCCCGACAAGGTTATCAATTACGTACCTATGATCGGAGGGATTATAGAGCGTTCGTATTTTTCTCTAGGCGATAAAGTCCAAAAAGGGCAAACACTGCTCGACATCAGAAGTACCGAGTTGAGTTCCCTGCAATCGGAACGTGTTGGTCTCGAATCGGATGTTAAGATTGCAGAGCGTGAATTAAAAACCGCCAAAGCCATGTTTGACGACAATATGTTGTCTGAAAAAGAACTGATGGAGGCACAGGCCAAACTGAGTCAGGCACAAGCGGCATACAGTAAAATACAAACCGATATGTCGGTATTCGGGTCGAACAAAGGAAACGGAACATTCTCTATCAAAGCTCCCATGAGTGGCTATATTGTCAGCAAGAATGCTTCATCGGGAAGTACTGTATCAGCAGACGGCGACCCTTTATTCATTATTGCAGACCTAAGTACTGTATGGATTACGGCCAATGTATATGCAAGTAATCTGCTGTTTGTTAAAGAAGGGCAGGAGGTGAAAATTACCACCCTATCCTATCCGGGCGAAATTTTCTATGGAAAGATAAACTCATTGTCACAGGTATTTGATCCTGAAGAAAAAGTTCTTAAGGCTCGCATCGTGATGCCCAATAAAGACCTGAGGTTAAAACCTGAAATGTCTGCCGTAATCAGATTAAAGAATGAAACTCATAACAAACTGGTATCAATTCCATCAGAAGCATTGGTTTTTGATAACGACCGCTACTATGTAGTTGTCGAAGAATCACCCGATAATTTTGTATCGAAAGAGGTTACCCTCAGCGGACATCACAACAATGTATCTTATGTTACTTCGGGAATATCAGAAGGAGAAAACATAGTTATAAAAAATCAATTACTGATATATACTGGTCTTAAAGATTAA
- a CDS encoding response regulator transcription factor: MELLLVEDNIRISEFIVKGLVESGFSVVLAENGTDARSLISQREWDLILLDIMLPDIDGIELLQYTRYKKINTPILVVSALGEPDDKVKALDYGADDYLAKPFHFKELIARINALTRRAKLNYNTPSEILECDDLKLYIDEHRIERGNTEIKLTLQEFKLLKILMENKNKVLPRSQILDSVWGINYDSNTNVVDVYISYLRNKVDIEGHTKLIETIKGRGYMIRTHNE, encoded by the coding sequence ATGGAGTTACTTCTCGTAGAAGATAATATACGCATCAGCGAGTTCATAGTTAAAGGACTTGTGGAAAGTGGCTTTTCGGTCGTTCTGGCTGAAAATGGAACTGATGCACGAAGCCTGATCAGTCAACGGGAATGGGATTTGATTTTACTGGATATAATGCTACCCGATATCGATGGTATAGAGCTCCTACAATACACACGCTATAAAAAAATCAATACCCCTATTCTCGTTGTCAGTGCTTTGGGCGAACCCGATGACAAGGTAAAAGCTCTCGATTATGGAGCCGACGATTATCTGGCAAAACCTTTTCATTTCAAAGAACTGATTGCTCGTATAAATGCTTTGACACGCAGAGCCAAATTAAATTACAATACACCCTCTGAAATACTTGAATGTGACGATCTTAAACTTTATATAGACGAACATCGCATAGAAAGAGGCAATACCGAGATAAAACTGACCCTTCAGGAATTTAAGCTACTTAAAATTCTGATGGAGAATAAAAATAAGGTACTGCCCCGTAGCCAGATTCTCGATTCGGTATGGGGTATCAACTATGATTCAAATACCAATGTAGTAGATGTATACATATCGTATCTGCGAAATAAAGTTGATATCGAAGGTCATACCAAATTGATAGAAACAATCAAAGGAAGAGGATATATGATTAGAACTCACAATGAATGA
- a CDS encoding DUF763 domain-containing protein, producing MKRGHADLPLHYGTVPPWLAQRMSHLGGAIVEAIVIEYGRTALLQKLSDPFWFQSLGCVLGMDWHSSGITTSVMNALKKAINVRSAELGVYICGGRGKASRQTPTELIAVANRTGLNGTELVTASRLSAKVDNTAIQDGFQLYLHSFVVTVEGEWAVIQQGMNPNEKMARRYHWMSENVKSFTEEPHSYIYGKNQGLILNLTDKDARPLKSGILDLTKENPDKLMREISLIMPNHHEVQAKDVNLKRLGAALALAHETNVQDIESLLLLEGVGPRTVQSLTLVSEVIHGSPSRFSDPARFSFAHGGKDGHPFPVPLTIYDETIEIFDKAVHLSRLGEKDKSDALRNLSKIAQEMERGFTPNNNFDAIVQKERDESYLYRGKTVFGDAKKPDKPKGNIQLNLFD from the coding sequence ATGAAAAGAGGACACGCCGATTTACCGCTGCATTACGGAACTGTACCGCCTTGGCTTGCACAACGCATGAGCCATCTGGGTGGGGCTATCGTAGAAGCTATTGTTATTGAATATGGACGCACTGCTCTATTACAAAAGCTGAGCGATCCGTTCTGGTTTCAGTCCTTAGGCTGCGTATTGGGTATGGACTGGCATTCGTCAGGCATTACGACTTCGGTTATGAATGCTTTAAAGAAAGCGATCAATGTACGTTCTGCTGAATTGGGCGTATATATCTGTGGTGGACGCGGAAAAGCATCACGCCAGACTCCTACCGAACTTATAGCTGTAGCCAACCGAACGGGATTAAACGGAACGGAACTTGTTACAGCCAGCCGCCTATCTGCTAAAGTAGACAATACCGCCATACAAGACGGATTTCAATTATATCTCCATTCTTTTGTTGTAACTGTCGAAGGCGAATGGGCAGTTATTCAACAGGGTATGAATCCCAATGAAAAGATGGCTCGCCGTTATCATTGGATGTCGGAAAACGTAAAATCTTTTACCGAAGAACCCCACTCCTATATTTATGGAAAGAATCAGGGATTGATACTGAATCTGACGGACAAAGATGCACGCCCTTTAAAATCGGGGATATTAGATTTGACTAAAGAAAATCCAGATAAATTGATGCGGGAAATATCTTTAATTATGCCCAATCATCACGAGGTACAAGCAAAAGATGTCAACCTGAAACGATTGGGAGCAGCTCTTGCCTTAGCACACGAAACAAATGTACAGGACATAGAATCGCTTTTATTATTGGAAGGTGTAGGACCTCGTACCGTACAATCGTTGACCTTGGTAAGTGAGGTCATACATGGTTCCCCCTCTCGCTTTTCGGATCCTGCCCGATTTAGTTTTGCTCATGGTGGTAAAGACGGTCATCCTTTTCCGGTTCCTTTAACCATATATGACGAAACTATCGAAATATTCGATAAGGCTGTTCACCTCTCCCGATTGGGAGAGAAAGACAAATCGGATGCATTACGAAACCTCTCAAAAATTGCTCAGGAGATGGAACGGGGATTTACCCCCAACAATAATTTTGATGCTATCGTTCAAAAAGAAAGAGACGAGTCATACCTTTACAGAGGTAAAACGGTCTTTGGTGATGCTAAAAAGCCCGATAAACCTAAAGGAAATATTCAACTCAATTTGTTTGATTGA